In Cololabis saira isolate AMF1-May2022 chromosome 1, fColSai1.1, whole genome shotgun sequence, the following proteins share a genomic window:
- the LOC133447191 gene encoding tripartite motif-containing protein 72-like, translating into MALSAACLSEDQFTCSICLEVFNDPVSTPCGHSFCQSCLCCYWDAGIGGGAGGRGAKPYQCPLCKESFRKRPELHINRTLKEITEQFKEMAKSPVAPDGSPGGVEHLSLHPAPALATPRPGELPGDLIAEMQSRFHHLMAPGVPQAGVSHPGVHPGAKVPPAFPAPDHVQHVPPPPYSPPYSTLSRYSLPDDSPALPPCPIHLRGLEFFCRTDSVCVCSICVEAAEHRGHAIVPAHREWNIKKSQLGIAEVELKDLICERERKVEELQCSIREIKAAAERETDGVVRAFSKLISSVERCQAQILEMIKMSLQAAEHRGQSLLNELNDELAVLKNRSTTLNQLTASEDYVLFLKMFPALPTLPQAKDWSGVSVSSQLTSGVILPTVNQMTERLQEEMQKLPEICKQSLAPSAHRPHPKAKRVQEYATDITLDFRTAHPRLVVSADGKQVRCSDRHQAVQDHPERFNRVVCVLAHQGFSSGRHYWEVEVGEKSDWDLGVASWSVNRKGKINASPAHGFWFLSLRDRTNYSVRREPTTNLTVNARPSRIGIYVDCDKGLVSFYNVEARKLIYTFTDRFSDTIHPFFSPCTNKSGENEAPLVICPVAETE; encoded by the exons ATGGCGCTGTCTGCTGCCTGTCTGTCCGAGGATCAGTTCACCTGCTCCATCTGTCTGGAGGTGTTCAACGACCCGGTGTCCACGCCGTGCGGCCACAGCTTCTGCCAGTCCTGCCTCTGCTGCTACTGGGACGCAGGGATAGGGGGAGGGGCGGGGGGACGGGGCGCCAAGCCGTACCAGTGTCCCCTCTGCAAGGAGTCTTTCCGCAAACGCCCCGAGCTCCACATCAACCGAACGCTGAAGGAAATCACTGAGCAGTTCAAGGAAATGGCCAAATCTCCAGTGGCCCCAGACGGGAGCCCTGGAGGAGTGGAGCACCTCAGCCTGCACCCCGCCCCGGCCCTGGCTACCCCGAGGCCGGGGGAGCTGCCGGGGGACCTCATCGCTGAGATGCAGAGCCGTTTTCACCACCTGATGGCTCCCGGTGTGCCGCAAGCTGGCGTCTCCCATCCCGGCGTCCATCCTGGCGCCAAAGTTCCCCCGGCCTTTCCGGCTCCGGACCATGTGCAGCACGTCCCCCCACCACCGTACTCACCGCCGTACTCCACCCTCAGCAG GTACAGCCTCCCCGATGACTCCCCAGCTCTGCCTCCGTGTCCCATTCACCTGAGAGGTTTGGAGTTCTTCTGTCGCACCGACAGCGTTTGTGTCTGCAGCATCTGTGTGGAGGCGGCGGAGCACCGGGGGCACGCCATCGTTCCTGCCCACCGGGAGTGGAACATCAAGAag TCCCAGTTAGGTATTGCAGAGGTGGAACTGAAGGATCTCATctgtgagagagagaggaaggtgGAGGAGCTACAGTGCTCCATTCGAGAGATAAAG GCTGCTGCTGAGAGAGAAACAGACGGAGTTGTTCGTGCTTTTTCCAAACTAATCTCCAGTGTGGAGCGCTGCCAGGCGCAAATCTTGGAG ATGATAAAGATGTCTCTTCAAGCAGCAGAGCACAGAGGTCAGAGTTTGCTGAACGAGCTGAACGACGAATTAGCTGTACTTAAAAACAGGAGTACAACTCTGAACCAGCTGACTGCATCTGAAGACTACGTACTTTTTCTCAAG ATGTTTCCTGCTCTGCCAACACTTCCACAAGCAAAGGACTGGTCTGGTGTCTCTGTGTCATCCCAGCTGACCTCGGGCGTTATTCttccaactgtcaatcaaatgACGGAGCGGCTTCAGGAAGAAATGCAGAAACTGCCTGAAATCT GCAAGCAGTCCTTGGCCCCGTCGGCCCACAGGCCCCACCCAA AGGCTAAGAGGGTGCAGGAGTATGCAA CCGACATAACTCTAGACTTCAGGACGGCCCACCCTCGTCTCGTCGTCTCAGCCGACGGAAAGCAGGTTCGCTGTAGCGACCGTCACCAGGCTGTGCAGGACCACCCGGAGCGGTTTAACCGGGTGGTGTGTGTGCTGGCCCACCAGGGCTTCAGCTCGGGACGCCATTACTGGGAG GTGGAAGTTGGAGAAAAGAGTGATTGGGACCTGGGAGTGGCAAGCTGGTCCGTTAATCGAAAGGGCAAAATCAACGCAAGCCCAGCTCACGGTTTCTGGTTCCTAAGTCTGCGGGATAGAACCAATTACAGCGTCCGAAGAGAACCCACAACCAACCTGACGGTCAACGCCAGACCCTCCCGCATCGGAATCTACGTGGACTGTGACAAGGGACTGGTGTCCTTCTACAATGTGGAGGCCAGAAAGCTCATCTACACATTCACGGATCGTTTTTCtgacaccatccatccattcttcaGCCCCTGTACAAATAAATCTGGAGAGAATGAGGCTCCATTAGTCATATGCCCTGTTGCAGAAACAGAATGA